From a region of the Arachis ipaensis cultivar K30076 chromosome B09, Araip1.1, whole genome shotgun sequence genome:
- the LOC107617581 gene encoding putative cysteine-rich receptor-like protein kinase 31 isoform X1 has translation MTKQKPYMVRVNLHLSYVLLLIYFLFWVLINTTKADDIGVYWGQNSDEGTLANTCESRKYSYVNIAFLTTFGNGETPVLNLEGHCNPSSKGCTGLSLDIKSCQKQGIKVMLSIGGVSSTSQLTSSKDAKNVSDYLWNNFLGGKSSSRPLGDAVLDGIEFNPGDNGYSIYWMDLARYLKSNSTQNVSIGAAPQCPLVSAENSTFSSGYFDYLSVQFYNNPPCNFVSSSTSGFINAWHQWSNLKVKKIFLGLPASSDEAASGYIPANLLNSQVLPIIRNSSNYGGIMLWDRYSDVKSRYSDSIKFDTGDQASTPAERNKTHTEGKTPIPVESIKPHAGNGKRHLVIRIVIGVGAAITICLICYLSCVCWRKYKAEVDTRNRQRKLIHDIGGAAMLSRMNYIAKKFKREANASDEIEIFSFENMVTATNNFSSSNKLGEGGFGPVYMGRLTSQQEIAIKRLSKSSGQGLTEFKNEAKVIAKLQHTNLVKLIGLCIQREERMLVYEYMSNRSLDLHLFDAERRNVLDWEKRLNIIEGIAQGLLYLHKYSRLKVIHRDLKAGNILLDDEMKPKISDFGMARILGLTGSEEKTNRIVGTHGYMSPEYMLNGVVSPKVDVFSFGVLLLEILSAKKNNSSYNPDFPLLNLIGHAWKLWNEGKALDLMDHGLNETCNPKEVLRCIHIGLLCVQDVPTDRPTMVDVVSFLSNDAIQLAQPKQPAFFINVDTNQQQLHTNTREIFSENSLTLSYVDGR, from the exons ATGACTAAACAGAAACCATACATGGTCAGAGTTAATCTTCATCTTTCCTATGTACTATTGCTCATTTACTTCCTTTTTTGGGTCTTGATTAACACTACAAAAGCTGATGATATTGGTGTTTACTGGGGCCAAAATAGTGATGAGGGAACTCTTGCTAATACATGTGAATCAAGAAAGTACTCCTATGTAAACATAGCATTCCTTACCACATTTGGAAATGGTGAAACCCCGGTACTAAACCTGGAAGGACATTGTAATCCTTCTTCAAAAGGGTGCACTGGTCTTAGCTTAGATATCAAAAGTTGCCAGAAGCAAGGGATCAAGGTCATGCTCTCAATCGGAGGAGTATCCAGTACATCCCAATTGACTTCTTCTAAAGATGCTAAAAATGTTTCTGATTATCTCTGGAACAATTTCTTGGGTGGTAAGTCATCTTCGCGCCCTCTTGGGGATGCAGTGTTAGATGGGATAGAATTTAACCCAGGTGATAATGGATACTCAATATACTGGATGGACCTTGCGCGTTATCTCAAGTCCAACTCAACACAAAATGTGTCTATAGGTGCAGCTCCTCAATGCCCCCTTGTTAGTGCTGAGAACTCTACCTTTAGTAGTGGATATTTCGATTATCTTTCGGTACAATTCTACAACAATCCTCCATGCAATTTTGTGAGTAGCAGTACTAGTGGCTTCATAAATGCATGGCACCAATGGAGCAATTTGAAAGTGAAGAAAATATTTCTGGGGTTGCCAGCATCTTCTGATGAAGCTGCATCTGGCTATATTCCTGCAAATCTGTTAAATTCTCAGGTCCTTCCTATCATAAGGAACTCATCTAATTATGGAGGCATAATGTTGTGGGACAGATACAGCGATGTTAAGAGCAGATATAGTGATTCCATCAAATTTGATACAG GAGACCAAGCATCCACACCTGCTGAAAGGAACAAAACCCACACAG AAGGGAAAACACCCATTCCTGTGGAAAGCATCAAACCTCATGCAG GAAATGGAAAACGCCATCTAG TTATAAGGATAGTTATTGGCGTGGGAGCTGCCATTACAATATGTTTAATTTGCTACTTGAGCTGTGTATGTTGGAGGAAGTACAAAGCAGAAG TGGATACAAGAAACAGGCAAAGGAAGCTAATACATGACATTGGAGGTGCTGCAATGCTCTCCAGGATGAATTACATAGCAAAAAAGTTTAAAAGAGAGGCTAACGCAAGCGATGAGATTGAAATATTCAGTTTTGAAAACATGGTCACTGCTACAAACAATTTCTCAAGCTCAAATAAGCTTGGTGAAGGAGGATTTGGACCTGTTTATATG GGTAGATTGACAAGCcaacaagaaattgcaataaagCGACTCTCTAAAAGTTCGGGGCAAGGGTTAACAGAGTTTAAGAATGAAGCTAAAGTCATTGCAAAACTCCAGCACACTAATCTTGTGAAGCTTATAGGGCTCTGCATCCAAAGAGAAGAGAGAATGTTGGTCTATGAGTACATGTCCAACAGAAGCTTAGACTTGCACTTATTTG ATGCAGAAAGAAGGAATGTTTTGGATTGGGAAAAGCGGCTTAACATCATAGAAGGCATTGCTCAAGGACTATTATATCTTCACAAGTATTCAAGGCTAAAAGTGATTCATCGTGATTTGAAAGCCGGCAACATATTACTTGACGATGAGATGAAACCTAAGATATCGGATTTTGGCATGGCTAGAATACTAGGACTAACAGGTTCTGAAGAAAAAACAAACCGCATTGTTGGAACACA TGGTTACATGTCTCCAGAGTATATGTTAAATGGCGTCGTCTCCCCAAAAGTAGACGTTTTCAGCTTTGGCGTATTGCTGCTAGAGATTCTCAGTGCAAAAAAGAATAACTCCTCTTACAACCCTGATTTTCCACTACTCAATCTCATTGGACAT GCATGGAAGTTATGGAATGAAGGTAAAGCTCTAGATCTAATGGACCATGGATTAAATGAAACATGCAATCCTAAAGAAGTATTGAGATGTATCCACATTGGCCTATTGTGTGTGCAAGACGTTCCAACAGATAGACCCACCATGGTTGATGTTGTCTCTTTTTTGTCAAATGATGCTATCCAACTTGCTCAGCCAAAGCAGCCAGCATTCTTCATCAATGTTGATACAAACCAACAACAATTGCATACTAACACAAGAGAAATTTTCTCCGAAAATAGTTTAACATTATCTTATGTGGATGGCAGATGA
- the LOC107617581 gene encoding putative cysteine-rich receptor-like protein kinase 31 isoform X2, protein MTKQKPYMVRVNLHLSYVLLLIYFLFWVLINTTKADDIGVYWGQNSDEGTLANTCESRKYSYVNIAFLTTFGNGETPVLNLEGHCNPSSKGCTGLSLDIKSCQKQGIKVMLSIGGVSSTSQLTSSKDAKNVSDYLWNNFLGGKSSSRPLGDAVLDGIEFNPGDNGYSIYWMDLARYLKSNSTQNVSIGAAPQCPLVSAENSTFSSGYFDYLSVQFYNNPPCNFVSSSTSGFINAWHQWSNLKVKKIFLGLPASSDEAASGYIPANLLNSQVLPIIRNSSNYGGIMLWDRYSDVKSRYSDSIKFDTGDQASTPAERNKTHTGKTPIPVESIKPHAGNGKRHLVIRIVIGVGAAITICLICYLSCVCWRKYKAEVDTRNRQRKLIHDIGGAAMLSRMNYIAKKFKREANASDEIEIFSFENMVTATNNFSSSNKLGEGGFGPVYMGRLTSQQEIAIKRLSKSSGQGLTEFKNEAKVIAKLQHTNLVKLIGLCIQREERMLVYEYMSNRSLDLHLFDAERRNVLDWEKRLNIIEGIAQGLLYLHKYSRLKVIHRDLKAGNILLDDEMKPKISDFGMARILGLTGSEEKTNRIVGTHGYMSPEYMLNGVVSPKVDVFSFGVLLLEILSAKKNNSSYNPDFPLLNLIGHAWKLWNEGKALDLMDHGLNETCNPKEVLRCIHIGLLCVQDVPTDRPTMVDVVSFLSNDAIQLAQPKQPAFFINVDTNQQQLHTNTREIFSENSLTLSYVDGR, encoded by the exons ATGACTAAACAGAAACCATACATGGTCAGAGTTAATCTTCATCTTTCCTATGTACTATTGCTCATTTACTTCCTTTTTTGGGTCTTGATTAACACTACAAAAGCTGATGATATTGGTGTTTACTGGGGCCAAAATAGTGATGAGGGAACTCTTGCTAATACATGTGAATCAAGAAAGTACTCCTATGTAAACATAGCATTCCTTACCACATTTGGAAATGGTGAAACCCCGGTACTAAACCTGGAAGGACATTGTAATCCTTCTTCAAAAGGGTGCACTGGTCTTAGCTTAGATATCAAAAGTTGCCAGAAGCAAGGGATCAAGGTCATGCTCTCAATCGGAGGAGTATCCAGTACATCCCAATTGACTTCTTCTAAAGATGCTAAAAATGTTTCTGATTATCTCTGGAACAATTTCTTGGGTGGTAAGTCATCTTCGCGCCCTCTTGGGGATGCAGTGTTAGATGGGATAGAATTTAACCCAGGTGATAATGGATACTCAATATACTGGATGGACCTTGCGCGTTATCTCAAGTCCAACTCAACACAAAATGTGTCTATAGGTGCAGCTCCTCAATGCCCCCTTGTTAGTGCTGAGAACTCTACCTTTAGTAGTGGATATTTCGATTATCTTTCGGTACAATTCTACAACAATCCTCCATGCAATTTTGTGAGTAGCAGTACTAGTGGCTTCATAAATGCATGGCACCAATGGAGCAATTTGAAAGTGAAGAAAATATTTCTGGGGTTGCCAGCATCTTCTGATGAAGCTGCATCTGGCTATATTCCTGCAAATCTGTTAAATTCTCAGGTCCTTCCTATCATAAGGAACTCATCTAATTATGGAGGCATAATGTTGTGGGACAGATACAGCGATGTTAAGAGCAGATATAGTGATTCCATCAAATTTGATACAG GAGACCAAGCATCCACACCTGCTGAAAGGAACAAAACCCACACAG GGAAAACACCCATTCCTGTGGAAAGCATCAAACCTCATGCAG GAAATGGAAAACGCCATCTAG TTATAAGGATAGTTATTGGCGTGGGAGCTGCCATTACAATATGTTTAATTTGCTACTTGAGCTGTGTATGTTGGAGGAAGTACAAAGCAGAAG TGGATACAAGAAACAGGCAAAGGAAGCTAATACATGACATTGGAGGTGCTGCAATGCTCTCCAGGATGAATTACATAGCAAAAAAGTTTAAAAGAGAGGCTAACGCAAGCGATGAGATTGAAATATTCAGTTTTGAAAACATGGTCACTGCTACAAACAATTTCTCAAGCTCAAATAAGCTTGGTGAAGGAGGATTTGGACCTGTTTATATG GGTAGATTGACAAGCcaacaagaaattgcaataaagCGACTCTCTAAAAGTTCGGGGCAAGGGTTAACAGAGTTTAAGAATGAAGCTAAAGTCATTGCAAAACTCCAGCACACTAATCTTGTGAAGCTTATAGGGCTCTGCATCCAAAGAGAAGAGAGAATGTTGGTCTATGAGTACATGTCCAACAGAAGCTTAGACTTGCACTTATTTG ATGCAGAAAGAAGGAATGTTTTGGATTGGGAAAAGCGGCTTAACATCATAGAAGGCATTGCTCAAGGACTATTATATCTTCACAAGTATTCAAGGCTAAAAGTGATTCATCGTGATTTGAAAGCCGGCAACATATTACTTGACGATGAGATGAAACCTAAGATATCGGATTTTGGCATGGCTAGAATACTAGGACTAACAGGTTCTGAAGAAAAAACAAACCGCATTGTTGGAACACA TGGTTACATGTCTCCAGAGTATATGTTAAATGGCGTCGTCTCCCCAAAAGTAGACGTTTTCAGCTTTGGCGTATTGCTGCTAGAGATTCTCAGTGCAAAAAAGAATAACTCCTCTTACAACCCTGATTTTCCACTACTCAATCTCATTGGACAT GCATGGAAGTTATGGAATGAAGGTAAAGCTCTAGATCTAATGGACCATGGATTAAATGAAACATGCAATCCTAAAGAAGTATTGAGATGTATCCACATTGGCCTATTGTGTGTGCAAGACGTTCCAACAGATAGACCCACCATGGTTGATGTTGTCTCTTTTTTGTCAAATGATGCTATCCAACTTGCTCAGCCAAAGCAGCCAGCATTCTTCATCAATGTTGATACAAACCAACAACAATTGCATACTAACACAAGAGAAATTTTCTCCGAAAATAGTTTAACATTATCTTATGTGGATGGCAGATGA